The nucleotide window CTGGTGGTAGCAGGTGGAAAGGCTCCACGTAGCCATTACTCAGACACCTTCAGCTGCAGAGTGAATGTTTTAGTCTTTATCCAGGTAAGTTGTTGGTTAAGAAAAATTAGAAAAGATTGGACTGGGAAAAGTCAAAAGTGACTGACAATCAAAAGTTCACAGTCAATTTTGGTCTTGAATCTGTGCAATTATTCAGAGAAgctgtattttaaaaattattgtaagaTATAGTCTTGATATTACTTCATTTGTAAGAGAAATTATGACATGGGCAACATTGTGTATTATGAGAAATTAGAGATCTCAGACAAGATGGCTATAGAAAAGCAGATATTTTGTATGCAGCAAAGCAGCTTTACATTAAAAAGTAAAGCTAAAATCAAGCTGTACACAAAATAGCATTTTAGGCTGAAAAGCAATTTTTTCAGttaatttttttcagctttcaaTTATGTGTTATACAAAGGTTGTAGTATTGATTTGCTGAACTTTATTCAGAAATGTTTTCCTTTATTCTGCCAACATTTCGATGTTGTACAATAAATATGTAAGGGTGAAGAAAACAAGTTAAGGAACATCTGTAAATATAATTTAGTCCAGAAGTCCTTTAGCTATAGTCTAGCTTTTACATATTTGGGGTAattttggggtggctgtagctcaggtggtagagcagaatGCCTACTAATGAGGAAGTTTGGTGGTTTGATTCCCCATCTGCAATTACATACAGTTCCGAAATATTAATTCTGACCACTAATTTATACtgtatgtattttctttcattcttcatCTTGTACTCCTGATGCAGTACTCACATTGATCAACCTGCTTGTGGTTGTTGTAGAACGGCAGGACCCAAGCAGGAGGCCCTGGACCTAGTAGTCTGGTCAAGCGCTACCTCATCATAGGATTGTGGTGGTAATAGAACCCTCCATCACTGCCATCAACCATGAAGGGAGAAGCCACAAATAAACCTCAGAGACAATTTAGGTTCATAGATTATGGACACCAATTCCTTGTTTTTCCGTCATTTTGCTTCTATAGTAGCACAGTGGATTTTTCTTCATACAGTGAAGTTAGGAGTAAAACGCAGTCTTTCAGGTTTAATTTAAGGGGTATAAGTATTGCATTAATTGTTGGATGTTTAATATTGAGTAgtatatatgtaaataaaatcttTAATCGTAAACCATCTCTACCATCAACTGTTAAAGGTGTTTCTGGGTCTCCATAGTTTACCCTCCAGATTTGCCCATACAGCTGAGAACCTGTAACACTGGATGTATGTTAGGTAAACATTGATAATCATCTTACGTATGCAGATGACCTGGTTGTTTTAGTCCAAGTAGTGCTGGATTACAGCAGCTTCTTAATATCTGTACTGAATATGGTGTGCTATATGATTAAAGTACAATGCTATCTTGATATGTAGAACCAAGCAGGATAAACAGCTAAATTTCCCTGTGTTTAAACTGTCCGACGATACCCTTGAGATTCATAAAAGGTGAAATACCTCGGTCACTTTATTACTGATCAAATGAATGATGATGACATATACAGACAATGCTGTAAGCTCTATGTGCAGGCAAATACTATTGCACACAAATTCAGCTTCTGTTCAGTTCCAGTTAAAGTGCTTTTTTAAAGCGTCTTGCACACTGCTATATACTGCCCCCTTGTGGTCATTTTACAAGCAATATAGcaggggtagggaactccaggcctcgagagccggtgtcctgcaggttttagatgtgtccttgatccaacacagctgatttaaatggctaaattagctcctcaacatgtcttgaagttctccagaggcctggtaatgaactaatcatttgattcaggtgtggtgacccagggtgagatctaaaacctgcaggacaccggcgcTCGAGGACTAACGTTCCTACCACTGCAATATAGCATGCAGAAGCTGCATGTTGCATTTAATGATGCAATGAGAATCCTTGTAGGATACCTAGAGGAGGTAGTGCCAGTCAGACGTTTGTAGCTGTGGGTGTTTGTACTTTAAAAGCACTCTTAAAAAATTTAATGTTCACTTGTAGAGAACGACTGGATGGCTCTAGTAACAGTATAATTTTAGCACTCACAAATCCGACAGTGAGTGGTTCCCGTTACTCATCCAGTTGGAGGAAGCACTGGTtgaagtgtttgtgtatttattgatttcttttaagtaattgtgtattttatatatattattgttTCATATCTTTATAATTTTTATTAAGGCTTAAATGTTATGGGGTTTTTTACACTATGGCCATAAAGTTTTGCAGCTTTTATGCAAAGACATGTGTGATATAATGACACTTGAAAACTATTGTTCATAAGCTCTTTGTGATCACATTTGCTATTCTCTGCTCAGATCCCTGACGGTGTGCCTGATGTAAAAGGAAATCTGTCAAAACATATGGACTTACTGCATGTCCTCTCAAACATAGAATTGGACCTCTGGGGGCACAATCCCCACAATTTATAAAAGATAAAAGAAGTGGTAAATCTTTGCTGTAACATTCAGTGAAATCAcatcataaacacacacactgtcattATTTAGTAAGTACGCTTTATTTCTCAAAAGTCTTGGGTACATGATTATTAAAAAGAGAAAGTAAAATTTCAAAAGTAACTATAGAAGTATTAGAAAGACTGGGAATCAGTTTACAAAGGTGTTTGAAATATGAGATTGCTGtttcatcatttcattttataagtaaaattgaatacaaatttaaaaagtttccaTTAAattcttttgtatttttatttcctgaACAAAACTACTACATTAAAAACCCTCAAATGCGAAATACTgcattaaatattttgtttcatctcaatgctaaaaaaaactttgcaaaaacaaacttttattgGAAATTCATACGGTATTGTTTTGGTCCTCAGTATCATAAATCATTTAAATTTAACAATACATACTTGGGTCACAGTAGTAGAACTTGCTTAAAACATAGGAAAATATCTATAGATGAAGTAGTTAAACTGTGCTCTGAGAAGTAGTCACAACTGTTTAAAACATAGAAACCttgacatttttcatttcatgacaGTGTTACAGTGAATATGTTGATCTCCAGCAGATGGTTCAGTGATTCTGCTGCAACTCAAAGATGTCAACAAACTTAATCAAgaagaatatttgattttttgttttcagaacAAAACCATACATTGAATATCTCAAAGTCAGGAAAGCtgaagtaaatatttctaaatgtataTAAAAACACTCTAGTGAGTAAATAGcattgacaaaaataaaaaacatttttcatttaatgttttctgtGATTATTACTGTGAAAAATTAGACAACTTGAAATGATATTGGTTGTGATGCTAAATAATATTTCAGCTTTAGATTGCTGATATCATCCGTTTAACATGTCAAAACACAGTCACACTAATTGACAGTCCATCTGTCTTGAGTCCTTAATTCACATATGCTTCTATTTTATTAAGGAGCTCAGATGCCTTGTTCAGTGCCAGCATTTCATTCTCTGATCTGAATTGTCCGTTCGGTATGTGGGGATATGGATGGCAGTTGGGATATTGAGTCCTTTTGGGATCCACCCCGAGTGTCTGCAGGTTTTTCACAATCTCAGGCAGATCTCTCAGTTGGGGGCTGTAGCAGGAAACTTGTGCAGCAGTGGCTGAAATTGAGCTGCTGTTGGGGTGTTGTCCATTTTTTTTATAGCATGCTGCTATGAGAGACTTTTCCACTGCTTGATGGACCTTAAACAGACACCACTCTGTGCTCCCTCCACCAGTGTCTTTGTGAGCTGCATTGAGATCGCAGCGAGCCTGTCTACACCAGCGTCTGGCCTCTTCTCTGTCTGGCCTTGGGACATTTTCATTGTGGGTCCAGAAGTTGTAGGAATGGAAACCTCTATAACCTCTAGAGAACCTCTCTCGACTATTTCTGTGATACCTGGCCTCCTGATTCCACTGTTGATAGAAGCCTCTgaaatttgtatttctgcttgAAAAGGTCAAGCCTGCAGCTTTGGGTTTGCTGAGCTCATCAATTCGATTCTGTAAATATTTGAATGCCTCACTGGCGAGAGACTGGCAATACGGATTTTTGTCAGGGTGCCACCTAAGGTACAGTCTCTTGATGGCTTTGTGCCTCTCCTCCTCAGGAAGCTTCCAGATCTCTGCCAAACATTTATCAATTTCCCTTTTAGCTTCCTCAACAGAGGCCGGTAAGGAATTTATTGATGATTCAGAAGAATGTGGCCCAGCTCCTGCCAGTGGTTCCAGCTCCATGCAAGTGTTTTCTTCTGGTTTTagcatcttcttctgtggttCTGGCTCCATGCATTTCCTCCTTTCTGTTTTTACCTTCTTTTCTCgtttaaactgaaacagatcAACACAGCTGACTTCAATGGGCTCATCTTCTCCTACTTCTACTTTGTATCTCCATGAATATCGTCCATTGTGACCAGGCAGTTCTTCATCAATAACTGTATAAATGTACTTGTCATCAATGCTGTAGCCAACATATTCCCCCTCTTCAAAGTTGTTGAGGACATTCATGTCCAAACAATCATGCCATTCTCCTGGAATCTCTGTCCCAGGGGCTGCTGGACTAAAAGAGGAACTTTCAGTTTCAGCACTGTCACGGATCTGATTTTTAGCCAGAGTTTTCCGAACATCTTGCAGATTGTCACACATGAGGAGTTGTCCCAGCACTGGAAGGTGAACCGATGCAATTCTGTTTCCTAAAAGACCATTAATCTCCTTTGTCAGTGTCATGATGACTTCATTTACTACTTTGAGAGCCATGTCATCATTGTGCTTTAAGTAAAAGGTGCACCCTTGTTGCCCTCGTTCCACAGATACATCAGTTTCTTCATCAGTTTTGGGAAGTGGCTGTTTATCGAGCCAGAGAGCTGTTTCCAAAGTTCTGCAGCACAAAATTTGTATACTGCCAAAAGTCTGCTCACACATTTTAGTGGCATCTTCTTGTGTTATTTTGCCTTGAGAATTCTCTCTAATAAGACAAATTAATCCATATTTAAAGGCTCCTGAGGAGAGATGTTTATCAAACCATCCACTAAATTCACAGCCAGTCCCAAGTTCACAAAGCTGCATCTTTGATTCCACAACTCTTTCCTCTGTGAACTCAGACAGCATCTTTGGCTGAAATTTCTGAGGCAGCAGTTGCAACAGCTGATGATGCTCATACTTGTCGTTGCCCAAATGACATTTACCGAGTTTCTCAAGCAGCAGGAACTTGTTCTCCAGTGCTTCTTCCAACCTTTTGGTCTCAAACACTGTGTCGTTGTAGCAGAGTGTGGATGATGGGTATAATTTACCATCTACTGCAGGAAGATACAGAGTCTCCACATATTCAAGAAGCTTCTGGTTTCCGTGAGTTTTGATTAACTTAAACAACTGCTCAACAGCTCGTTTCACAGTTCTCAGCTGGTTCGAATGTAGTTTCTGTTTATCACAGGAATCAGTGTAAACTGCTGCCAAAACATTACAATATTGCTCTGCAGTAGCTTTGTTCTTCACACCAATTTTCCGAAAGAACGGTGCATACATTGCATCTTTTGGAGTAATCTTGTACAGATATGGTCTGAAGTCCAGATCATCGGAGAGTGACAGACACACGTCATCAACCGTCACaagttttgtgtctttttcaacCAACACAACAGGAAGACCAGCCAGCTGGTTTCCTTCAAATCTTTTTGCTTGCAGGTAAGCGTAGGAACTTCTGAACACTTCAGCTCGTGTTTTGATCAGCTGGTCAGTTTCACATGGTGACTGACAGATGTTTCTTATGTTACTGGTTACACAGTTTGGAGGTGGTTCTTCATGAGCTCCTgcattttttatcattttctgAAGACTTTGTGACATAATTGGCAGGTCTATAATTGGCATGGAGGTCCAAATCAAATCTTGATGCTCAGGATTTTTGTCAGTCAACGAGCCTCTAATTTTAACAGTAGTTCCTTCAGCAGCAAATGGTCGGTGGTAGTTGGACAGTTCTTTTCGAATCAATACTGGAAAAATGAATTCGATGTCAGCAATGCTTTCCAGCAACCTTTCCTCGTCGTCTTTGGAATCACATGCTTTATACAAGGCTTCCCTGAAAAgtaatgatgatttcattttcaGGTCTTCAATTCTCCCTTTTCCTTTTGCTTCTGATTCCAGCTGGTACGCAAAATTTATTATCTCATCGTTTGACACAACATGCTTCATTCCAAATTCTCTGACCAGCTGCTTTGCtttttctgttgtgtagtcTTCTCCGTCACAAAGCTCAGTCCAAAATATCTCAGGAACAAATCTCTCCTGGGGCAACATTCGTTTGTACAGCTCCACACTTTCATCAAAGTAGTATGATGCAGGCTCCAGTCTACCTTGAGAACTACGAATCAGTTTCACCGTCTTCAGTGAGGAGATGATAGTTTCCCTTTCCTTCAAAGAGTAATGTAGTGACAGCAACAGCTTGAGGCTGTGAagaatctgtgtctctgtgagttGGTGTACAGCAGGCAGAATGAACTTCATGAAATACTGCAAATCATCCAGGATCTGAATGTTGAGTGTTTCTGACAGCATGTAGTTCTCGGAGTTGTACTTGAGAAAAATGCTGTTGCTGTTGGGCAGGTTGAACAAATCTGGAAATCTCACTGAATAAGAGTTGTTGAGAACATAAACCTTTTTAGGTCCATCAATCCTCACTCGTTCACcatgtgttgttttaaatattggTAAGGATTTAAGTTTCCTCACATACTCTTGATTGTCTTTGGACTTGGATAATCCCGATTGCAGGAACATCTGAAACTCCTTCATATCATCATTTGAAAGGTGGGAAAACTCTGGGTGATTAATGTTGTACACTTGATCCAACACTGAGCTTTGATCATCTACATTAAGAAGTTCATGATGTAGACATGAATATACCTGTCGGCCCAtctcagagaagaaaacatgaTCAGACGTCATAAAACCAAGTTTAAAGAGGATGCCTGATATGGCTTTGTATTTCTGTGAGGCAAACACAACACTTGacatgtgtttcattgtttgcAGCAAGTGCTTGTTCTTCAACCTTGGACACACAACAGGTAAAATGTAGCAGTCGCTAAAGGTTTTCCTCACATCACTTAGTGTCAGACTGGACTCGTCACCTCTAGATGTTGGTGCTTTAATTTCACTCATTATGAACCTCCAAAGTGATTTCAGCCACTTCAACATTTTCTCATTTGGGACATGAAGACCACTGTGTGGATCAACATAGCAGTTCTCaagaagaagctgaattaaTGTTTTCAGATATTTCTCTGAGCAGGGCAATGTCATTTTTTGGATGAGTTTTAAACTTTGAAGAAGTTCAATGTGGTCTTTGTTTGTCTGATAGTCTGCAAATTTGTTCTCGTAGTGAAAGAAGAGATTTTCATATACTGATATCAACTTGGGTGACTGGGAGTTGAAAACTGTCAATACTTTATCTCTTGTGAGAAGAAGCGGAAGCCCATCAAGTAAATTTGAATTGTCCTGGGTGACCTTTTCTGAGGTGAAatcttttaaacaaaaactcaaGAGCTCCGAACATCTTTCCTCATCTTTGATCAAAGTAGCACTTATGGGTAAAGGCAAATCCTCATCTGTTTGGGTTGGATCATTGAGAGGTTTTGCTCGTAGAAAAGTCTGCACAGTGGAGGGACTGACCTCTTTCACTTCAACCCCAGCATCTGTGAAACTTTTCCAAATCCTCTGCATGTTTGTGGAATAAGGAATCAGCTTCATTTCAAGATCTTCCAAAATGTTGTTCAGATTGAAATTTCCCAAGGTTGTCAGATAAGGTGACTTAATAGAGTCTGTTTCGCTGACATTACACCAGTAAATTGAGTATTCTTTAATCTTTCTATCTGCAATTTTCCATGTTGAGCTCTTCATCACAGGGATTACATCAAGGCCTTTTCCTTTCAATGATCTGTATACTCCATGTATCATTTCATGCCAGTCTGAGCAAACATCTTTGGACACAGTTGGCCAAAAACACAAGTATTCTGTACTGAAACATGAGTCAGTACTTGCAACTGAAACTTTCTTAACTGCAATGCTGCACCTAATATAATGCAGGAGATCTGCATAAAGTGGAGCAATGACATTCTGTTTCAAAATCTCATTCCAGTTTGATTTCTTACTCTTCCCATCTTCTTTCCAAAGGCTTCTCCTGGCAGAATCAACCTCAAAGTTTCCATTGACATGTACTGGCAGTCCAGTTTTCCCTGGCAAAGGAAGTGAACAAAAGGCTTCTCCTTTAAAATCCATGACGCTGGATCCTTTTGTGTTCACACGTGCAGCTAATGATGCTTGAGGAAGTTTGTCTGATAGTTTTAATTCAAAGCTGTCTTTGAAGGAGCCAAACTGTTCTGCAACAATCCACTTACTTTGTCTTTTATCTGAGGTGGAAATCACAGTTTCATAGAAAGTCTTGTGCGGTGATGCTGTTTTGTCTGATTTCAGTGCATTTTGTAGATGTTTTACAAAAGCATCTTTCTCGTCCCGACTTCTTTGTGGCAGATTTTTTTCAACCTCAAAGATGGTTTTAAGTTCTTGTGAatctttattgatttcatgGACTTTGATTTTGCAGATGTTTTTCAGAAAGAGAATTAGTCCTTCAGGATCTTCAGACAGGGCAGAGCACAGTTCTTTCATGTCGCGGTCAGTGACTCCTTGCTGTGATATTTTGGAGGTGTTTGCATTTGTACCCATCCTCAGAGGTAATCTGAACATGGTGCCCTCTTTAAGAGAGAATTTGTCTGGAAGAAAGGATTTGTAGACATCTACGTACATTTCTTTGAAAGTGTCAGCTAGTTTATAGCCAATGCCATATCGTTGGTTATTTGAATGAttttcaatgtatttttgattGGGGTCAGAAATGCAAAGTACTTCATCTCCTGTAAGGATCGAAGGACAGTCAGTCAGATGGTAAACAGAGTTGAATCCAACTCCGTACTTCCCTATCTTCCCTGGGGTGTTGTGCTTTCCTCCCTCTCCCAGCTGTTGAATTCCCTTAATGTCAGCATCTGAAAGCACTTTGTTGTTGAACACACAAAGTGCTGGACCCTGAAGATTGTTCCATTTCTCcccaaatgttttttcttttccatgttGTCTTTTGTCCCAGATGAAGTGAATTTCTGTTGCTTCTGCATCATCAGCATTTTGGATGAGCTCTTTAAGGATATCCTTCTTTGATGGATAGGctgaaattatgtttttaatacGAACAGTCAGGTGTTCCTGCTGTTCAAAGTCAAAAGCTAATGGTGACATGTCATCAAATGTGTGGGTTTCCAGAGAATGATGCCTTGTTGTTTTGATTCCAATGTGGCGAGCCATAGCTCGTGGGATATTCTCGTGACATAATGTGACACCTGAAGTGATTGGCATCCACGGGCTGTCATTGTAAAATAGCTCACTAGCAAACTGCAAAACTCCATGCTCATTGGGTATGAGACAGTCATGCATGATTTTGACTTCGGCCTCAAAAATccctttgtttaaaattgtgaaGACAACTGAGAGATCACTCTTTGGTAGGGGCTGGTTTCCAtgttgagcttgtaattcctGCAACACAGTTAGAAGCTGAGTGGCTGTGAATTGTTTTTCAACACCTATACATGTCCAGAGGTTCCTGAAGCTTGTGAAGGCAGCTGGAAGTACGTGGAGATAGGGCTTTGCTTCAAATTGCCCGTTCTCAGCTACACGATcaacattcacaaatgtatcgcCAATGAGGATGAATGGAAATGAACTTGCTTGTTGTGAAATGTAAGTGGTATTTCCAGAGTCACAGATCCACTGATCCAGACACTTATAGCACTCAAATGCTATTTTGTAAAGCATGGCTCTCTCAATGGAGTGTGCTTGTTTGCTTCCTTCATGAAGCTGCTGGAGCACCACCTCTGGCTTCGGAGTGCTGTTCACGCCCAAGATCTGTAGGACTGGATCACTGTGGTGTATTTTCAAATTACTATTATCCAGCACTGGTTGTGTCATGTTAACAAGAAGGGAGCATTTGTCACTAAAAACATCAGTGGGCCTTTTAAGTGTTACATTTCCTTCCATTTTTGCATCACCAGGTGAATATGCTGGAAGAAATGCAGTTGTCCTGAGTGTTTTCCAGTGGTGAGAGTCTTTATCATAAATGTGATTCTTCATCAGTTCAAATAGAAACTTCAAGTCGACAAATGCTTTCTTTTTGTCAATGCTCAGGGTTTTATCAATTGTGCCTGCTTTCTCTGTGATATCTTCCAATGGGAGATGATCATTTGCCATACCGAGTTCCAACAaacgctgaatcctttttggagATCTGAAGTCATTTTCGGATCCATCAAGCAAGCGTCCCTCTTTTGGTTCAAACAGACAGGCCACTTTCCCTGATGGATTCACAAGTTTCCTGACCTGTTGGAGCTGTCCACCCTTTGTGGGTATGCATGGATGGCAGAGCAGCAGACTGTCAATTTCTTTGATATGAAGGTCAATAGCATGCAGCACAAGGGTATCTCTACTCTTCGAGTCCATTGTAGTTAGGTTACTGAACACTGCTTCTCTGTAGAACTTCTCCCAGTTCCATGTCCTGTTTTGTAAAACCTTTTCTAGGCCAGCCTGTTTGAAGCTATTTCTCAGCCACAGTGGAAGAGGAACAACATGGTTGGGTCCTTTTGCATATTTCTGGCAAACTTGCACTGCAAGGTCACCAATCTTTTTATCATTTTCAATGCTCTCATGTAGAAATATGGCATTGTTCATTGAGAACCATTGTTCTCCATCACTAAAGAGCTCTGGACCAACAGAGTCATCAACAATGGTTGAGTAAAGTGCATCCACTAAAGGCTTGAAAGTTTCagtcactttctctctctcaggccAAAAGGTGTGATAACAGTAACTCACCAGCTGCTTATCTTCTGACATTTTCTTTAGTGCCTTGAGTACAGTAACATATGCTGTCACTACTGGATCCTGAAGGAGAGCTTTGTTCCAGTCATTTTTCACTCCAGTTTCCCACAGAGCTTTTCGGTTGCTTGTCACCGCAAATGTGCCATTTACATTGACAGGAAGACCTGTGTGAATGGGAAGAGGAAGGAAGCAAAAGGCCTGTCCAACAAGATCTGTTTGTAATGTGGTGAATTTTCCAGTTTCCGGATCATTTTGCAAAGGCACAGCAATCCCTCCAATGGGCAAAGAGAAACTGgcttgcttgtttttgtgaaGGGCCATTTTCAAGGACTCATCTGTCCCAAAGCAGTTGTACAGGAGCCAGAACTGAAGTTTAGTTTCATTAGACTGCTGACTGGATATTTGGATAATTCTGACTGT belongs to Oreochromis niloticus isolate F11D_XX unplaced genomic scaffold, O_niloticus_UMD_NMBU tig00000792_pilon, whole genome shotgun sequence and includes:
- the LOC109200992 gene encoding sacsin-like isoform X2 codes for the protein MAGRSVKRDDPNKVGRFGIGFNSVYHITDVPSIFSSGHLGMMDPQEKVFGERNGGFQWSLDDAEDQEVLLNMSDQFQPFRDIVSLVCEHGWSKVVMEDQHFSGTIFRFPLRNEASEISDNLYDSDKVVELFDSFIADADLSLLFLKNVTSVSLLHISEDGAVNTRLEVKSSVPTDGVLESEETEGLTRFKVITVSSEDQKETKWLLTTCTMKEGVAEDLDLLTKKLSFLPQVDLAFPCGEKRDCSQSRLSCFLPLPNNESNKTGLPVYVNACFGLTDNRRHIKWQEEDQRHDEHALWNEMLMKKVFPQAYIKIIQDAIKLAQNSILPVYSVYNLWPDLTQIQHKEKWHALTLDVFHHLFRQNVAILSLAKDERQFISPSEAVFPCNGPTSTNILSAIKRTLVSCGENLVTLPASVAKAINEAYPNPTTLKHVTPAFLRDILHRTGVDNITKDDKLSLLEYILGDEQYKELEGLHLLPLSDGSFRYFTYKEEDTALIDSHEFPRVLLPFCKPFFIPHDLTPACSAHLKELARRNFFKITNIDASHVAEYARRYLPPDWKQTGKNLVTWDNNNSQHPPLDWFQEFWRFLNSHFNELSPFTGIPLIPVSPLSGSQTVSVAKLQQSATLIFQKSKQLNLPDGIAQLVNKVGGTVVRGNEWLKHEDLDSYVLCPSPRSVLKVLMNLDFQHLITELTSASHTARNELKDYLSYLDSLSKTEKDFLLKLPLFQTMKGFSVAAQSKQAVLLISGLTVPTELPMPDSIIQCSTETDRRLLQLLKVHLLDTAEAANVLVDSIRKGACSSDETKKTMTWVLQHGKVLFSQNESLKCSCKDLSFIEVNGQLKKASDFFDPRIQTFKVIFESDFFPPPSYTHSLQTLESLTEIGLLNKEIDVSPEHLVHAATLTDKLYMNSQTEALRRAQVLLEMLESNDLLSKFSHKQIHCLKMLKWIPCEQPGSEKQFSDKSQKYCLFCPKEIRHSVYKDIVGHVMPLTGKLSDRVSNRLGLKDLPPPEKVIENLTVLKSKALEMANPDTDVDFKRQLHSIYKHMQDNVSVFVTMMSKETCWLWTHNQFVAPQDLVLEYPNNLDLSSYIGKVPSEFLTYRTLFQRFGLRKVLSSEDILGILYSIQQTIEARQVPFASSSEVKVSIEILNWLWKEKKTVQDDIPVPVTAEGGKFTLKPRSTALFCDVSKNGLKELNCREEEIYVIHEEIPKAAAEWLEIHFLSTHILDPEEIGIEQCGQSEPITMRIKNILKEYDEDSDIFKELIQNAEDAGANVCKFLVDFRVHRDAPESLIDPDMALCQGPCLWAFNNEQFTAEDWKNIVRVGSASKENKAEKIGKFGLGFNTVYHVTDVPSILSGNSLLILDPNVTHLTKHIKHKSNPGIKLDLSQQRLFHCFPGQFGSYENIFDCNFTRKSPPEPYPGTLIKLPFRSEEEAVKSEINPKVYQKHNILDFQHLFSKNSQTHLLFLKNIITLSLQNIPHNGSTPPRDNETETIFSVSKTTVSAMEIPDDSSVSKQRHAEKSLMKLDGKSKGLIESCTVRIIQISSQQSNETKLQFWLLYNCFGTDESLKMALHKNKQASFSLPIGGIAVPLQNDPETGKFTTLQTDLVGQAFCFLPLPIHTGLPVNVNGTFAVTSNRKALWETGVKNDWNKALLQDPVVTAYVTVLKALKKMSEDKQLVSYCYHTFWPEREKVTETFKPLVDALYSTIVDDSVGPELFSDGEQWFSMNNAIFLHESIENDKKIGDLAVQVCQKYAKGPNHVVPLPLWLRNSFKQAGLEKVLQNRTWNWEKFYREAVFSNLTTMDSKSRDTLVLHAIDLHIKEIDSLLLCHPCIPTKGGQLQQVRKLVNPSGKVACLFEPKEGRLLDGSENDFRSPKRIQRLLELGMANDHLPLEDITEKAGTIDKTLSIDKKKAFVDLKFLFELMKNHIYDKDSHHWKTLRTTAFLPAYSPGDAKMEGNVTLKRPTDVFSDKCSLLVNMTQPVLDNSNLKIHHSDPVLQILGVNSTPKPEVVLQQLHEGSKQAHSIERAMLYKIAFECYKCLDQWICDSGNTTYISQQASSFPFILIGDTFVNVDRVAENGQFEAKPYLHVLPAAFTSFRNLWTCIGVEKQFTATQLLTVLQELQAQHGNQPLPKSDLSVVFTILNKGIFEAEVKIMHDCLIPNEHGVLQFASELFYNDSPWMPITSGVTLCHENIPRAMARHIGIKTTRHHSLETHTFDDMSPLAFDFEQQEHLTVRIKNIISAYPSKKDILKELIQNADDAEATEIHFIWDKRQHGKEKTFGEKWNNLQGPALCVFNNKVLSDADIKGIQQLGEGGKHNTPGKIGKYGVGFNSVYHLTDCPSILTGDEVLCISDPNQKYIENHSNNQRYGIGYKLADTFKEMYVDVYKSFLPDKFSLKEGTMFRLPLRMGTNANTSKISQQGVTDRDMKELCSALSEDPEGLILFLKNICKIKVHEINKDSQELKTIFEVEKNLPQRSRDEKDAFVKHLQNALKSDKTASPHKTFYETVISTSDKRQSKWIVAEQFGSFKDSFELKLSDKLPQASLAARVNTKGSSVMDFKGEAFCSLPLPGKTGLPVHVNGNFEVDSARRSLWKEDGKSKKSNWNEILKQNVIAPLYADLLHYIRCSIAVKKVSVASTDSCFSTEYLCFWPTVSKDVCSDWHEMIHGVYRSLKGKGLDVIPVMKSSTWKIADRKIKEYSIYWCNVSETDSIKSPYLTTLGNFNLNNILEDLEMKLIPYSTNMQRIWKSFTDAGVEVKEVSPSTVQTFLRAKPLNDPTQTDEDLPLPISATLIKDEERCSELLSFCLKDFTSEKVTQDNSNLLDGLPLLLTRDKVLTVFNSQSPKLISVYENLFFHYENKFADYQTNKDHIELLQSLKLIQKMTLPCSEKYLKTLIQLLLENCYVDPHSGLHVPNEKMLKWLKSLWRFIMSEIKAPTSRGDESSLTLSDVRKTFSDCYILPVVCPRLKNKHLLQTMKHMSSVVFASQKYKAISGILFKLGFMTSDHVFFSEMGRQVYSCLHHELLNVDDQSSVLDQVYNINHPEFSHLSNDDMKEFQMFLQSGLSKSKDNQEYVRKLKSLPIFKTTHGERVRIDGPKKVYVLNNSYSVRFPDLFNLPNSNSIFLKYNSENYMLSETLNIQILDDLQYFMKFILPAVHQLTETQILHSLKLLLSLHYSLKERETIISSLKTVKLIRSSQGRLEPASYYFDESVELYKRMLPQERFVPEIFWTELCDGEDYTTEKAKQLVREFGMKHVVSNDEIINFAYQLESEAKGKGRIEDLKMKSSLLFREALYKACDSKDDEERLLESIADIEFIFPVLIRKELSNYHRPFAAEGTTVKIRGSLTDKNPEHQDLIWTSMPIIDLPIMSQSLQKMIKNAGAHEEPPPNCVTSNIRNICQSPCETDQLIKTRAEVFRSSYAYLQAKRFEGNQLAGLPVVLVEKDTKLVTVDDVCLSLSDDLDFRPYLYKITPKDAMYAPFFRKIGVKNKATAEQYCNVLAAVYTDSCDKQKLHSNQLRTVKRAVEQLFKLIKTHGNQKLLEYVETLYLPAVDGKLYPSSTLCYNDTVFETKRLEEALENKFLLLEKLGKCHLGNDKYEHHQLLQLLPQKFQPKMLSEFTEERVVESKMQLCELGTGCEFSGWFDKHLSSGAFKYGLICLIRENSQGKITQEDATKMCEQTFGSIQILCCRTLETALWLDKQPLPKTDEETDVSVERGQQGCTFYLKHNDDMALKVVNEVIMTLTKEINGLLGNRIASVHLPVLGQLLMCDNLQDVRKTLAKNQIRDSAETESSSFSPAAPGTEIPGEWHDCLDMNVLNNFEEGEYVGYSIDDKYIYTVIDEELPGHNGRYSWRYKVEVGEDEPIEVSCVDLFQFKREKKVKTERRKCMEPEPQKKMLKPEENTCMELEPLAGAGPHSSESSINSLPASVEEAKREIDKCLAEIWKLPEEERHKAIKRLYLRWHPDKNPYCQSLASEAFKYLQNRIDELSKPKAAGLTFSSRNTNFRGFYQQWNQEARYHRNSRERFSRGYRGFHSYNFWTHNENVPRPDREEARRWCRQARCDLNAAHKDTGGGSTEWCLFKVHQAVEKSLIAACYKKNGQHPNSSSISATAAQVSCYSPQLRDLPEIVKNLQTLGVDPKRTQYPNCHPYPHIPNGQFRSENEMLALNKASELLNKIEAYVN